From the Planktothricoides raciborskii GIHE-MW2 genome, the window TGCTGCTACGGCCACAAATGAACTAATAGCCACTGCCCCAACTGTTCCCGCTGCGGTAGTCACAGTCGCAATTCCCACACCACCAGTAGTAGCAATAATATGATCCTTAAAAAAAATGACATTTTTTGAAGGATCATATTATTGCTTGAAATGGTATAATTAGTTTGTATTTTAGATTAAAATAATAAGTCAATTTTAGCGCAAAATTTAGTATTAATCTGAGGTGAAACCAGGAGATAATTTTGCCGTTAAATTTGTATGAAGCCGAAATTAACAAAAATTGTGCTTCGTAAATAAATGTAAGATTATCTAAATAAATATTACTAACTTTTTCTTTGGCATAATTTTTATTATCATTATGTAGCATAGTATTTTCTGATATATAATTTAAGATCACGGAACCTATATTAGCCGCAGCGTTAGCATTAGGAACAATCATCGGCACAAAAGCCTTAGAAAAAACTGGCTAAAAAATTGGTGAGGCTTGTGTTGAAAAAACAAAACAATTCTTAAAAAATCTTAACCAAGCAAGTACCAATACAGTAACGGCGATCGTTCAACATACACCCAATCAGTCGTTAAACTATAGTCAAATCATTCCCGCGATTCAAGCCGCAGCCGAAAAACAACCAGAATTAATGGCACAAATTCAAGAGTTAGCAGCATTAGGGCAACATCAACCAAAACTGATGCCCTATATTCAAGAAGCAAAACAATCGAATTATCAAAAAAATATTGTTAATCAAATGGGCGATAACCACGGTGTAATTGCTGAAACAATTGATAAAAATGTGCATATTAATACCGTTCAAGGTTATCTACACATTTAGATAGGATAACCTGAATATTAACGGCAGGGGATTGATGTTAATTCATACCCAGTAACAGCTAATGCCATGAATGATAATTACGGGGTTAACGCCAAAAATATTAAGACAAGTGTTCTCATCCAAAAGGTTGAAGGCGATGCAACAATAGGTGTCACACAGGAAAATACACCAAAACCTATTGATATCAATTGGCGCGAAGTCTGTCAAAACGGCCACCATCCCCCATTGCCCGTTGACTCAATTGCGCGACTAAATGACACAAATTCTGAGTCAAAAACGGTTGTCCAGCCGTGAAATCTAAAATCGCCTTTACAACCGATGCTGGCTGTTCCACCTTCTTCTCTAGCCCTTGAATTAAAGGAGTTACTTCTGACCAATCAAAGCCTTTTAGTTTGATCGCTTGTCCAATATTAAACGGTGTCTTCGTCCTGTCTCGAATCAAATCGGAAGGAGTTGCTACCCCAAAAATGGCAAAGGTAATGCGTTGATATTCTGGGTTGATTGCCCGTTGGTTATAGCAAAAGCGAATCAAGGCAAAAAAGTCGTCAATTGAAAATTTAAGACCTAGCAAACTATCAACTTCATCAATAAAGATAAACAACTTTTGTTGGGGAAACTGCACCAGTAGCAATTCCTCAATAAACCACCGTAGCCGTTGCAATAAACCGAGATCGTTGCGTTCTTGCCACCAAGTTTTCAGATTCAAGGTTTCTAGTAGCCCCAACTGTCGCCATAAGTCAGCGGCGAATCCCTTGTACCATTGCACTGGCGTAATCTGCTTGCTCCCCACCACACTCAAATCCACCGCAGCGCAGTGAAAGCCATCTTGTTCAAGGCGATGCTTAGTTCGTACTAGCAGCCTTAAGTTGTTACGAATGGCCTTGGGGTGTATAAACGAGAATTTATACCAATTTTATGAGACAATTCTCAGGAAAGTTGATTTGAGGGGGGCTGATTTGGTTAAGGCTGATTTGAGATATGCCGATTTGACAGAAGCAAACCTATACCGAGTTGCCCTAGAGTTAGCTAACTTAGTCGGCGCTGACTTAAGCCGTACAAATCTAAAACGAGCCTCTCTATTTCAAGCTAACCTAGAGGGATCCGTCTTACAGGATACGAATCTGGTTGAAACCGATCTGAGATACGCCAACTTGAAAGATACTCAGCTAATGGGTGCTAATTTTTCGGGTTACCGTGTCAAAGGAGCTTGCTTTACAGGCGCTCAAGGTTTAACTCACCTACAAAAGCAGTGGCTAAAAGCCAATGTAGCTTTAAATATCACAACCTAGCAAGTTGCTATTTGAATGAAAAACATTGAAGAACTTGTTGAATTTGCACTCCAGTTATTAGCTACAAAAACAGGGGTTTCACTTAGTTATATTCAAAAGGTAATCCTGCGAGAATCTCTACTTGAAAATAAAAAAACTTACGCTCTTATTGCTGAAGAAAATAACTACTCTGAAAGTTATATTAAATTCACAGTCGCGCCTAAACTATGGCAGTTGCTTTCACCGGTGATCGGTGAAAAAGTTAATAAGAAGAATGTCTTAACACTGCTAGAACAAAAGTTCACAAATCAAAATCCTCCTCCGACTGAGACAATAACAGCAATATCTGCGACGAGATTGACTAGGCCATGCTATGTTCTAGAATCTCCAGAAGGACAGGTTCCCCTCGCTTCTTCCTTGTACGTTGAGCGATCGCCTATTGAACAAACGTGTTATCAAGAGATTCTCAAACCCTGTGCCTTCATTCGCATCAAAGCACCGCGAAAGATGGGAAAGACTTCCTTGATAGCCCGAATTCTGGATTATGGGAGCAGTCAGAATTACCATACCGTGCGATTCAGCTGCTATCACGCCGGAACACAGGTGTTGGAAAAGAGTGATCGCTTCTTACGCTGCTTCTGTGCCAATGTCACTCAGCAGTTGGGTTTGGAATCTAGATTAAATGATTACTGGGATGAGGATATGGGAGCCTTGATTAACAGCACGATTTATTTTCAGGGCTATCTTCTCAAGGAACTCTCTAACCCTATAGTTTTAGCATTAGATGGCGTAGATCAATTACTTGAGTACCCAGAAGTCGCTAGTGATTTTTTCGTTTTGTTGCGTTCCTGGTATGAGGAAACCAAAGACACTTCAGTTTGGCAGAAATTACGAATAGTGATAGCTCATACCGTTGAAGTTTACATTCCCTTGCCTACCTATCGCTCTCCGTTTAATGTGGGATTGGAGATCGAACTGCCAACTTTTAGCCCAGAACAGGTGCAAGATTTAGCCGAACGTCACCAACTTCAACTCACGAATTCTGAACTTGAGCAATTAATGAAGCTCACTGGTGGCTTTCCATATTTAATCCGACTAGCATTGTATCATAGTAGTCGCTTGAATATTTCTGTACAAATGTTACTGCAAGATACTACAAGTTCTAGTGGAATCTATCGTCAACATCTTCAGTCTCAGTTATGGAACCTGCAACAGCATCCTAAATTAGCTGACGCCTTTCAACAGATTTTAACGGCTCCAATCCAATTAGAAATTGAGGTGGCGTTTAATTTAAAAAGTTTAGGATTAGTGCATGTTATCGAGAATAAAGCAATTGTTAGCTGCGATCTATATCGCGCCGCGCGCGAGTATTTCCGCGAATGGTACGCTCATTAAGGCTTTTATGCTTCATCTAAACTGGACTTTATCCATTCAGGCAGCGTAGTGCCTGCGAAGTCACGTTCACTGTTTAAAAATGAGTTGATAGATTAACTCATAACAATATCCTCCAAATAATACTCCACCTGCTCCAATCAAACCTAATAACGGAGGAACCGGAGCCGGTAGCTTTAACCAAGCAAATACCACACCGATAATCCAACCTCCAAGAATTGCCATTCCAGCCGCTTTAATGAATTCCATAGTTTAGTTCTTCACGATCTCGTCAATCAAGCGAACGCTACTCTTTTATAAAACATAAGCACCGATCTAAAGACTGTTTTACTGTCTTAACAGCTTCTTCTAAAGGCATATTTTTGATTTTTTGATTCCAGGGTTCTACCGCGACAGGGCCTCGGTATCCTTTCTGATAAAGTGCTTGTAAAAAATCTTTAATCTTGGTTACTCCTGTCGTCAATGGTAGTTCCCGTTCAAACTCGGGAATGTTAAACATATCATAACCTGGTAATCCATCATTTAATTCCACATACAATATATATTCCAAATCCAAATGGTGAATATCCAATATCCCTGCCCCACTATTTTGCCAATGGTGAACATCTAATTTTAAGCCACCATATCCATATAATCCAGCACTAGCAATCAAAGCACGGGTGCCATCTATAGTATGAATAAAATCGTATTTTGTGCTGCGTCTAGTTTCAGTTGGACCAATAAACTCTAAGCCAATTTTGATGTCATATTTTTGTAAAATCGGTTTGAGTTTACCCAAGCGATCGCTAGTTTGAATAAATAGATCGTTAAAATTGCGATCATTGCTAAATGGTGGGAGGTAACAGAGAGTTAAGTTACAGCCGATTTCTTGAGCTTCTTTAGCCTGTAATTCAAATAATGGTAAATTTTCTTCAAACTCTTTTTGACTGCCAAATAAGTTTACAGAAATGCCAAATGAAGCGGGTTTTAAATTAAGCTGCTTTAGCAATTGTTTGCAAGCAGAAATATTTAAGTTATTCCCCGCATTAAAATCAATATTAATCCCCTCAAATTGATATTTATGAGCCAAATAACAAATTTTTTCAAAATCATTGACCGTATGACCAATATGTCCGCAATGATTTAAATTAGCAATAGGAGCAGTTAAATTCAAAACGGTATACATTACAAATTTACCTATCAATGTTTTCACACTTGGGCTTGGATCGTTGATGCTGAGGGACTAGAGGCTAGCTAGTCCCTCTTCGGTAAGCCTTTAGCTATCAGTTAATGAAATTTGCTTCCGTTTACGTGAAAAAATTGTTTATTGTTGAAGATAAACTTTTCAACAACTTTTTTCACCAAATCATGGTCAACAGTAACCAAAAAATCGCCTTCAGGGTTGTAACATTTGCCAAGTTTATCCAATAAGACAAAACGTAGATCTTCCCCGGTTTTTTTATTATCTGCTATCATTGCCTCCATTAGTCTTTCGGTGGTAATCGTTTCCGGAAGAGGATTTTTAAAGCCAAGTTTTTCTTCAATTAAATAATAATGTTTTTCCACATCTTCTTGTGAAATTAATCCTATTTCTTTAGAAAGTTCGGCAGCTATTTTCATCCCAAATGAAATGGCTTCTCCGTGAGAAATTTTACCCTTTTCCAGCCATTCAATACCATGACCGAAAGTATGACCGTACTCAAGAATAATACCGTAGCCTTTCTCGCTGGGATCTTGCTTGAGAATCTCTAGTTTTGAGACAATGATATTATAGGCGAGTTTGTACAATTCTTCGTCTGTAAACTTAACATCAGGATTGAGGGCTTCTTCTAAATAGTCCAAAAATATTGCATCAGAAATAAAACCATTTTTTATTCCTTCAATTATGCCACTTCGCCTAGAAAAAGCTGGCTCTGTTTTGAGATATTTAGTATCTACCCAAATAAATAGTGGTGCATGATAAAGACCGAAATGATTTTTTCCAGTTTTACCATTGATCGCCTGCTTATTACTTAGTGTACTGTCCGTTTGGCCAGTCATACTTGTGGGGATTTCGACAAAACGGATACCTCGGTAAATCATCCCAGAGGCTAAACCAACTAGATTTCCAACTGTTCCGCCACCAAAAGCTAACAAGATAGATTTTTTGGAAATACCTTTGGCAATAAGATTTTCGCAGGTTTCTTCCAAAATTGTAAAAGATTTACATTTCTCCCCTGGCGGTACCAATTCAAGATTGCAAGGAAATTCGGCACTAATTTGCTCGTACAGTTCTTTTCCATACAAATCAAGTAAATGTGGTTCTGTAAAGAAAAATATTTGGTCGAAACTGTATTTCTTTAATTCCAACAAAAATTGGTTATGGATGTCATATCCAAAATAAAATGGACTAGGTTTTTCCAGGTGGGTACTGAGTGCGATAACTTTACAGGGTTCCCATGCTAATGTTTGAGAATTTAGTTGAATTTTCATAATTTATTTTTTTACACTTTAGTCCAACTATCCTCAAATATCAAAGCATAAAAAATTTATTTGATCAATATTACAAAGTTGGCTATAAATAAAAAGGTTTTGTTACCAAGTTTATATATTGCGTTTTTGAAAAAAAATGTGCATTGCTATATGGAGAGATCATTAGCTCGGTCTAACGAACTTCAGTAAGACTAACTTGGCGCTGGAATGTCATCGCACATCTTGAAACCAACCTGTAGCTCTAAGTGGGGAATTAATTGACCAATTTAGTATATTGACAAAAGTAATTAATTGTGATTAGTTGGGTTTGCTAAATGCTACAGTATAACTTTACACAAACATACCAAATCTATTTCTCGTAGTAGCTCAAGAACTGAATAATAGAGAAAGATTCTGCGTGAAGCGGCGATCGAAGCATATAGCTTTGGAGATCGCATAAACGAAACAGGGATCTTTCGGGTTAATGGGGAAAAATGTTCAAAAAAAATGTTACAAACCAGGGAAAAGGCGCGTTAGGCACGGGAATTTATTTATGGGTTGAAATGCTGAATTTATCGACCGTGCCTTTTCTTGAATGCCGTAGGCTATACACACCAAATCAGTTAAATAAAATTTTGTTATAGCGCTACGCGGTGGGTGCATCCCACCTAGGCATAAACATAAATGCTTAGGCGGGATGATCGGTTCAAATAAGCACATCGAAGTCGAAGAATACGCTCTACATTTTCTCTAGCCCACTTTGCCCCAGAGATTTTAACTCGGGCTGCAACCTGCTTAATTTTGGATTTTACATCCCCTGAACCAATGGCAATACCCATATGCTGATAGTGTCTATAACAGGGAATACGATCACGATGACTTTCCAGATACTTGCGAAAGTTCACAGATCCTTTGTTTTTTTAATTCTCAAATTCTTGAATTGCTCTATCCACCCAACCGTGCCATAAGAAGTTTTCGACTGGCCTCAAACGCCGGAGTGAACCCCCTACTTTGTAAAGATTTTTCTTGAGATGTAACCAATCTAAAACCTCACGCTTGATGAGTATTTGATTAGCACCGAAGGTTTTTATAATCTTCCAGATTCCAGGATGCCCATCTCCCAAACACTTTAGAATCGGACTCAGAGGCACAGAGTTACTCCAGTTTAATAATCCCTCTGGGTCTTTGAAGAAAACCCTTACTCTTTAGAAAGAGATACAGAGAACGTTGATAATTTTGCTACATCGATAAGCAGGGTTAAACAAATAGATTTAATTAATCATACAGTGAATCTCGTCGTCAATTTAACTCGTGACGATGTAGGTAACGTAATTGTGAATTTTCTATTTTTTCCCTCTTGAAATAGTCCGAATTTTCCCCGCAATCTCAAATTAATTATAGAGTAAGGAAAATTTACCCATTGATTATCCTCAGAAACGCTCAAATTATTAAGTGTAAATTAGAGGTAAAACCGGGGGAGAAGTTGGCGGTCAAAGTGGCATTAGGGGAAGCCGAAATCACCGAAAATTTTGTGGTGTAAACAAATGTAACTCTCTAGTTGGTTAAAATCAGAATCGATAGGAGGTTCAGGCACAATACTTAAATCAAGCAATATTTTAATACCAAACTTAACCCCTACCTATCAACATTCAATCCCTAGCCGATGAAACAGACCCCAGTGCTATTTGTCAAGAACTTTGCACCCTAATTTACTCCCTCGCACTCCCCGATACAGACATCCCCACTGTCAGCAACTTTGCCCAACTCAAACAACAGATTATCACCGTAAAACATAGCTGCAAAAACGCCACATTGCCCTAATTTTCCATAACTGTAAACCTCATCCCCCACTCCTCAACTGCTGTCGCAAAATCGCCGATGCTAACCTGGGTTTACACATCCTCTGGATAACCGATGAACCCCTGGAAGCACCTTTACGCAGTTTTCCCCCTAGTCAGGATAATTTGTTAGGGGCGATGCAAAGTTGGTTAGAGGAAATGATAGAATAAAATTGACTAATCTTAGCACAAATAAAACCCATGAAATTAAAAGTAACGGAACAAGTAGTTTTAATCCCCAAGGAATTATTAGGAGATAGCCAAGAAGTTGAACTAACTCAACAGGAAGGACAACTGATTATTACTATCAAACCGCCAGCCCTATCCTATCAAAAAACCACAGAATATGTCCTCAAGAAAACCCACGATTTTTATCAACGTCTAGCCTGATGTTCTACTTAACCATAGAACAAATTTTAGATATTCATCATCAAATTATTGCTCAGACGGGTGGGGGTTTAAGAATTACAAATCCGGGTTTAACCGCAAATGACTTTTGGGGGTCAAGAAATGCAACTCTTCCAGAAAAAGCCGCAGCATTAGGATTTTTTTTGATTAAAAATCATCTTTTTCTGGATGGGAATAAAAGAACAGGTCATGCAGCAATGTAAGTTTTTTTAATCCTGAATGGTTTTGAAATTAATGCCAATGTAGAAGAACAAGAAAAAGTAATTCTTCAAGTCGCATCAGGAGAAATGACAAGAGAGGAATTTACCCATTGGTTACAATCGGTAATTATAGTTGTTTCAATTAAGACTAATACAATTAGTTAGGGGCGATCGCCGAAGCGGGTGTTCCCCTACTTGTAGGGGCGATTCGCGAATCGCCCCTACAGCATTGTATCAAGCACAATTGAAATAACTATAAAAAGCTCCCCTTGGATCCGCCATCGGTTGGGGCGATCGCACCAGCCTGGGAAAGCCAGAATTGTCTAATAACAAAAAAAATGGTTATTGGTTATTCAAACAACTAACAACCAATAACCAACAACCAAGAACAAAAATTAAGAAAATTTCTAGGCATTATGATTAGACTTGCGTTTGGCAGCGGCAAACAGAC encodes:
- a CDS encoding AAA-like domain-containing protein gives rise to the protein MHPKAIRNNLRLLVRTKHRLEQDGFHCAAVDLSVVGSKQITPVQWYKGFAADLWRQLGLLETLNLKTWWQERNDLGLLQRLRWFIEELLLVQFPQQKLFIFIDEVDSLLGLKFSIDDFFALIRFCYNQRAINPEYQRITFAIFGVATPSDLIRDRTKTPFNIGQAIKLKGFDWSEVTPLIQGLEKKVEQPASVVKAILDFTAGQPFLTQNLCHLVAQLSQRAMGDGGRFDRLRAN
- a CDS encoding DUF1427 family protein yields the protein MEFIKAAGMAILGGWIIGVVFAWLKLPAPVPPLLGLIGAGGVLFGGYCYELIYQLIFKQ
- a CDS encoding pentapeptide repeat-containing protein, which produces MALGCINENLYQFYETILRKVDLRGADLVKADLRYADLTEANLYRVALELANLVGADLSRTNLKRASLFQANLEGSVLQDTNLVETDLRYANLKDTQLMGANFSGYRVKGACFTGAQGLTHLQKQWLKANVALNITT
- a CDS encoding sugar phosphate isomerase/epimerase — protein: MKTLIGKFVMYTVLNLTAPIANLNHCGHIGHTVNDFEKICYLAHKYQFEGINIDFNAGNNLNISACKQLLKQLNLKPASFGISVNLFGSQKEFEENLPLFELQAKEAQEIGCNLTLCYLPPFSNDRNFNDLFIQTSDRLGKLKPILQKYDIKIGLEFIGPTETRRSTKYDFIHTIDGTRALIASAGLYGYGGLKLDVHHWQNSGAGILDIHHLDLEYILYVELNDGLPGYDMFNIPEFERELPLTTGVTKIKDFLQALYQKGYRGPVAVEPWNQKIKNMPLEEAVKTVKQSLDRCLCFIKE
- a CDS encoding AAA-like domain-containing protein, with the translated sequence MKNIEELVEFALQLLATKTGVSLSYIQKVILRESLLENKKTYALIAEENNYSESYIKFTVAPKLWQLLSPVIGEKVNKKNVLTLLEQKFTNQNPPPTETITAISATRLTRPCYVLESPEGQVPLASSLYVERSPIEQTCYQEILKPCAFIRIKAPRKMGKTSLIARILDYGSSQNYHTVRFSCYHAGTQVLEKSDRFLRCFCANVTQQLGLESRLNDYWDEDMGALINSTIYFQGYLLKELSNPIVLALDGVDQLLEYPEVASDFFVLLRSWYEETKDTSVWQKLRIVIAHTVEVYIPLPTYRSPFNVGLEIELPTFSPEQVQDLAERHQLQLTNSELEQLMKLTGGFPYLIRLALYHSSRLNISVQMLLQDTTSSSGIYRQHLQSQLWNLQQHPKLADAFQQILTAPIQLEIEVAFNLKSLGLVHVIENKAIVSCDLYRAAREYFREWYAH
- a CDS encoding DUF1822 family protein translates to MIILRNAQIIKCKLEVKPGEKLAVKVALGEAEITENFVV
- a CDS encoding Fic family protein, giving the protein MFYLTIEQILDIHHQIIAQTGGGLRITNPGLTANDFWGSRNATLPEKAAALGFFLIKNHLFLDGNKRTGHAAM
- a CDS encoding 2-deoxy-scyllo-inosose synthase; this encodes MKIQLNSQTLAWEPCKVIALSTHLEKPSPFYFGYDIHNQFLLELKKYSFDQIFFFTEPHLLDLYGKELYEQISAEFPCNLELVPPGEKCKSFTILEETCENLIAKGISKKSILLAFGGGTVGNLVGLASGMIYRGIRFVEIPTSMTGQTDSTLSNKQAINGKTGKNHFGLYHAPLFIWVDTKYLKTEPAFSRRSGIIEGIKNGFISDAIFLDYLEEALNPDVKFTDEELYKLAYNIIVSKLEILKQDPSEKGYGIILEYGHTFGHGIEWLEKGKISHGEAISFGMKIAAELSKEIGLISQEDVEKHYYLIEEKLGFKNPLPETITTERLMEAMIADNKKTGEDLRFVLLDKLGKCYNPEGDFLVTVDHDLVKKVVEKFIFNNKQFFHVNGSKFH